One window of Paludibacter propionicigenes WB4 genomic DNA carries:
- the holA gene encoding DNA polymerase III subunit delta, whose product MAKQETTYDQILTDLRKKEYSPVYFLMGEEPYYIDVISDFIQKNVLDETEREFDMTILYGKDIDITTVINAAKRYPMMGAYQVLIIKEAQLIKDWDNFVHYLSNPLKSTILVLCYKYGMPDKRKKWFQEVLKVATVYESAKLRDYEVGSWITKYCKSKNVAIDEKAVAMIAEFLGTDLSKLVNELDKLLLTKPADMQRLTPELVEKNIGISKDFNVFELQAALINKDVVKVNRIIRYFAENKKANPMVMVLSQLFKFFSDLMIYHYLSDKSQGAVASELRINPYFVKDYQKAAQSFGAWKTMNIISWIRDTDARYKGIDNPSTDEGDLMKELVFKILH is encoded by the coding sequence GTGGCTAAACAAGAAACAACATACGATCAAATTCTGACAGATCTCCGTAAGAAAGAGTATAGTCCGGTTTACTTCCTGATGGGAGAAGAACCTTATTATATTGATGTAATATCTGATTTTATTCAGAAAAACGTGCTTGATGAGACAGAGAGAGAGTTTGATATGACCATTTTATATGGAAAGGATATTGATATCACGACGGTGATAAATGCGGCTAAACGCTACCCCATGATGGGAGCTTATCAGGTATTGATTATAAAAGAAGCTCAACTGATTAAGGATTGGGATAATTTTGTTCACTATTTGTCTAATCCGCTAAAATCTACAATATTAGTTCTGTGTTATAAATACGGTATGCCCGATAAGCGTAAGAAATGGTTTCAGGAAGTTCTGAAGGTTGCCACAGTATATGAATCAGCCAAATTACGTGATTATGAAGTTGGGAGCTGGATTACAAAGTATTGCAAATCGAAAAATGTGGCTATTGACGAAAAAGCAGTAGCAATGATTGCTGAGTTTCTAGGGACTGATTTGAGCAAGTTGGTGAACGAACTTGATAAACTCTTGTTGACAAAACCAGCTGATATGCAACGGTTAACTCCCGAACTGGTAGAAAAGAATATTGGAATAAGCAAAGATTTCAATGTGTTTGAATTACAGGCAGCACTGATTAATAAAGATGTGGTGAAGGTGAACCGTATAATACGCTATTTTGCTGAAAATAAAAAAGCTAACCCGATGGTAATGGTGTTGTCGCAGCTATTTAAATTTTTTAGCGATTTGATGATATATCATTATCTATCAGATAAAAGTCAAGGTGCAGTGGCTTCTGAACTGAGGATAAATCCCTATTTCGTAAAAGATTATCAAAAAGCAGCTCAGAGCTTTGGAGCCTGGAAAACCATGAATATCATATCATGGATTCGCGATACGGATGCAAGGTACAAAGGGATTGATAATCCAAGTACCGACGAAGGCGACTTGATGAAAGAGCTGGTTTTCAAAATTCTGCATTGA
- a CDS encoding AMP nucleosidase, protein MKTKKEIVENWLPRYTKRPLNEFTDYILLTNFNNYVELFAEWYNVPVVGRDGNMPNASANGITIINFGMGSPNAAIIMDILSAVNPKAVLFLGKCGGLKDKNKLGDYILPSAAIRGEGTSNDYFPPEIPALPAFSLQRAVSSNIRDFGKDYWTGTVYTTNRRVWEHDESFKDYLRQTHALAVDMETATLFSVGFYNSIPIGALLLVSDMPLQEDGIKTSESDKKVTVNFVEEHIKIGVKSLSSLINNSRTIKHLRFE, encoded by the coding sequence ATGAAAACAAAAAAAGAAATAGTTGAAAATTGGTTACCTCGTTATACCAAACGTCCACTGAATGAATTCACTGATTATATATTACTTACCAACTTTAATAATTACGTAGAATTATTTGCAGAATGGTATAATGTGCCGGTTGTGGGGAGAGATGGCAATATGCCAAATGCTTCGGCAAATGGAATTACGATCATTAATTTTGGTATGGGAAGTCCAAATGCGGCCATAATCATGGATATTTTATCGGCAGTTAACCCAAAAGCGGTTCTGTTTCTGGGTAAATGCGGAGGACTCAAGGATAAAAACAAGTTGGGAGACTATATTTTACCGAGTGCTGCCATACGAGGCGAAGGAACATCCAATGACTATTTCCCACCAGAGATACCGGCTCTTCCGGCTTTCAGCTTGCAACGTGCTGTGTCTTCGAATATTCGTGACTTTGGGAAAGATTACTGGACCGGTACAGTCTATACCACCAACCGACGTGTGTGGGAACATGATGAAAGCTTTAAAGACTATCTGCGTCAGACACATGCATTGGCTGTGGATATGGAAACTGCAACTTTGTTTTCGGTTGGTTTTTATAACAGTATACCTATTGGAGCTTTACTTTTGGTTTCGGATATGCCTTTGCAGGAAGATGGAATTAAAACCAGTGAAAGCGATAAGAAAGTAACTGTCAACTTTGTGGAAGAACATATAAAAATAGGAGTAAAGTCCTTATCTTCATTGATTAATAACAGTAGAACTATCAAGCATTTGAGATTTGAATAG
- a CDS encoding type I restriction enzyme HsdR N-terminal domain-containing protein produces MWQLNLPEYNFRIKKQDEKLLIFDAQRKRYVSLTPEEWVRQHFIRFLIEEKGYPAAYLAIEKQLVVNGMKKRCDAILYNSLAAPIMIIEFKAPNVPISQSTFDQVAVYNSKLNVDLFIVSNGIEHFCCKVNTKTAQYEYFSQIPDYFAIKGC; encoded by the coding sequence ATGTGGCAACTAAACCTACCTGAGTATAATTTTCGAATAAAAAAACAAGACGAAAAACTTCTAATTTTTGATGCTCAACGTAAAAGATACGTCTCACTCACCCCCGAAGAATGGGTACGCCAGCATTTCATTCGTTTTCTTATCGAAGAGAAAGGATATCCTGCCGCATATCTTGCCATAGAAAAGCAGTTGGTGGTAAATGGTATGAAAAAACGATGCGATGCCATATTATATAATAGCCTGGCTGCCCCCATCATGATTATTGAATTTAAAGCTCCAAACGTACCCATTTCCCAATCCACCTTCGATCAGGTAGCTGTGTATAACAGCAAATTAAACGTGGATTTGTTTATTGTCAGCAACGGAATTGAGCACTTTTGCTGCAAAGTAAACACCAAAACAGCACAATATGAGTATTTTTCCCAAATTCCGGACTATTTTGCTATTAAAGGTTGTTAG
- a CDS encoding DNA alkylation repair protein, giving the protein MMKSTVNEILDELKLLVTADHYAKLSHFGINATKAYGVKIPLLRQFAKKIGKNHELALALWDTDVHEARLLASMIELPELITDNQFDSWVNDFDSWDMCDQCCGLLGDSPLALQKVDDYSVRTEEFVKRTAFVLMCQYAVHHKKMEDDQFCYFLKIIEREAWDERNFVRKAVNWALRQIGKRNEFLRLKAIESAEAILNQNSKSARWIATDALRELRSQKVIDYIEKHRK; this is encoded by the coding sequence ATGATGAAATCAACTGTAAATGAGATTCTTGACGAATTGAAGTTGTTGGTAACCGCTGATCATTATGCTAAACTCTCACATTTTGGCATTAATGCAACTAAAGCTTACGGTGTTAAGATACCGTTGCTGAGGCAATTTGCAAAGAAGATTGGGAAGAATCACGAATTGGCTTTAGCACTTTGGGATACCGATGTGCATGAAGCGCGTCTGCTGGCTTCAATGATTGAGCTGCCTGAATTGATTACTGATAATCAGTTTGATAGCTGGGTTAATGATTTTGATTCATGGGATATGTGTGATCAATGCTGTGGATTATTGGGAGATAGTCCGTTAGCCCTTCAGAAAGTAGATGATTATTCTGTTCGTACTGAGGAGTTTGTAAAAAGGACGGCTTTTGTTTTGATGTGTCAGTATGCTGTACATCATAAGAAAATGGAGGACGATCAATTCTGCTATTTTTTGAAAATCATCGAACGTGAAGCCTGGGATGAACGAAATTTTGTGCGAAAAGCTGTAAATTGGGCTTTACGACAAATAGGCAAGCGCAATGAATTCTTGCGGTTAAAAGCTATAGAATCCGCAGAAGCAATTTTGAATCAGAATTCTAAGTCAGCTCGTTGGATTGCGACTGATGCATTGCGGGAACTGAGAAGTCAGAAAGTAATTGATTATATAGAAAAGCATCGGAAATAA
- a CDS encoding CapA family protein: MKKYFLLFAFLFLYINLLHNYSNVRLFSNKKELVSLIFVGDIMGHSPQFHAAYNENTNTYNYDVCFQQVKRYIQSANFAVANLEVPIAGKPYSGFPYFSSPDELLDAIKKSGFDILQTANNHILDRGKIGLERTLVQIDRRKLHSIGSYIDGNQRNKTYPLILESNGLKLAFFNCTYGTNSIRVVKPNLINYIDTLEIIEDIEKANKLGADVRIMTVHWGNENELKANVVQRSLAKFFVNHGINLVVGSHPHVIQNAEIMRNKDGKQVPVFYSLGNFISNQRESNNKGGLMLKVDINSHSKKITSVSYLPVYVHRGRLNGDFQFHLIPTIDFEKNPSAFALNKEDSASLIQFDIKTRDRLSNIKLIQ; encoded by the coding sequence ATGAAGAAATACTTTCTATTGTTTGCATTTTTATTTTTATACATCAATTTGCTGCATAATTATAGCAATGTTCGGCTTTTTTCAAATAAGAAAGAGTTGGTTTCGCTAATATTTGTTGGAGATATTATGGGCCATTCTCCCCAATTTCACGCTGCCTATAACGAAAACACTAATACATATAACTACGATGTTTGTTTTCAGCAGGTTAAGCGCTATATTCAATCGGCAAATTTTGCTGTTGCTAATTTGGAAGTCCCAATTGCCGGCAAGCCATATAGTGGTTTTCCTTATTTTTCCAGCCCCGATGAATTGCTTGATGCAATCAAAAAATCAGGATTTGATATCCTGCAAACAGCTAATAATCATATTTTAGACAGAGGTAAGATTGGATTAGAACGAACTCTGGTGCAGATTGATAGAAGAAAATTACATTCTATTGGGAGCTATATTGATGGTAATCAACGAAATAAAACTTACCCACTTATTTTGGAATCTAACGGATTGAAGCTGGCTTTTTTTAATTGCACTTATGGCACAAATAGCATAAGAGTGGTTAAACCAAATCTTATCAATTATATTGATACGCTGGAGATTATAGAGGATATTGAAAAAGCGAATAAACTTGGTGCTGATGTGCGGATAATGACTGTTCACTGGGGCAATGAGAATGAATTAAAGGCTAATGTTGTCCAACGGAGCCTGGCAAAATTCTTTGTAAATCATGGTATTAATTTAGTTGTAGGTTCACATCCGCATGTTATACAAAATGCTGAAATTATGAGAAATAAGGATGGAAAACAGGTTCCGGTGTTTTATTCGCTGGGAAATTTCATATCCAATCAACGAGAATCTAATAATAAAGGTGGTTTAATGTTGAAGGTTGATATTAATTCTCATTCCAAAAAAATCACCAGTGTTTCGTATTTGCCTGTTTATGTTCATCGCGGGAGGTTGAATGGTGATTTTCAGTTTCATTTGATTCCAACAATCGATTTTGAGAAAAATCCTTCTGCATTTGCATTAAACAAAGAGGATAGTGCTTCTTTGATACAGTTTGATATAAAAACGCGTGATAGATTATCCAATATCAAATTAATTCAATAG
- a CDS encoding dihydroorotate dehydrogenase — translation MANLNINIGKLQLKNPVMTASGTFGYGTEFSDFMDVSRIGGIFVKGTTLRDRQGNPYPRMAETPSGMLNAVGLQNKGADYFINHIYPTIKDIDTNIIVNVSGSTIEDYVETAEMLNSLEKIPAIELNISCPNVKEGGMAFGTSCLSAAQVVKEVRRAYKNELIVKLSPNVTDISEIALAVEAEGADSVSLINTLLGMAINAEKRKPILSTITGGLSGPAVKPIALRMVWQVAQAVKIPVIGLGGIMNAADAIEFMLAGASAIQIGTANFIDPTVSIKVVDGINDYLDRHGYKSVSEIVGALEI, via the coding sequence ATGGCAAATTTAAACATCAATATTGGTAAATTACAATTGAAAAACCCAGTGATGACTGCATCTGGGACATTTGGTTATGGAACTGAGTTTTCGGACTTCATGGATGTGTCGCGAATAGGCGGTATATTTGTGAAGGGCACAACTCTTCGGGATAGACAAGGTAACCCATATCCGCGTATGGCTGAAACTCCGTCAGGCATGCTAAACGCTGTGGGACTGCAAAATAAAGGTGCTGACTACTTCATAAACCATATTTATCCAACTATAAAAGACATCGATACAAATATAATTGTGAATGTCTCAGGTTCTACGATAGAAGACTATGTAGAAACGGCTGAAATGCTAAATTCTTTAGAAAAAATCCCTGCAATTGAATTAAATATATCTTGTCCGAATGTAAAAGAAGGCGGAATGGCTTTTGGAACAAGCTGTTTGTCTGCTGCTCAAGTAGTTAAAGAAGTGCGAAGGGCTTATAAAAACGAATTAATAGTAAAGCTTTCGCCAAATGTAACGGATATTTCAGAGATTGCACTGGCTGTAGAGGCCGAAGGAGCCGATTCTGTTTCTCTTATTAATACGCTTTTGGGAATGGCTATTAATGCAGAGAAGAGAAAGCCAATTTTATCTACTATAACAGGGGGTCTTTCTGGTCCTGCGGTTAAACCAATAGCTCTGCGTATGGTTTGGCAAGTGGCACAGGCGGTGAAAATACCGGTGATAGGACTTGGAGGCATAATGAATGCGGCAGATGCTATTGAGTTTATGCTTGCCGGGGCTTCTGCAATTCAAATTGGTACTGCAAATTTCATTGATCCTACAGTTTCAATTAAAGTTGTTGATGGGATAAATGATTATCTTGATCGGCATGGATATAAATCAGTTAGTGAGATCGTAGGTGCATTGGAAATTTAA
- a CDS encoding dihydroorotate dehydrogenase electron transfer subunit, whose translation MKKYMLDLIIKENKQLSNQYSLLILTSPDKLPEILPGQFAEVRVDGSPTTFLRRPISIHYVDYKLNELWILIQIVGDGTKRMAEMNVGESLNMLIPLGNSFNFPERKDAKVLLVGGGCGVAPLLYLGAHLKNAGFEVNFLLGARSKTDLLQLCEYERFGNVYTTTEDGTHGERGFVTQHSALNNSNFDYIYTCGPTPMMKAVAAYALKIGANCEVSLENTMACGIGACLCCVTDTTDGHLCVCTEGPVFNITKLKWQI comes from the coding sequence ATGAAGAAATACATGCTTGACTTGATTATAAAGGAAAACAAGCAATTAAGCAATCAATATTCACTCCTTATTCTTACTTCACCAGATAAACTACCAGAAATATTACCAGGACAATTTGCAGAAGTGCGTGTTGATGGTTCTCCAACTACTTTTTTACGTCGTCCAATATCTATTCATTATGTTGATTATAAGCTTAATGAGTTGTGGATATTGATTCAAATTGTGGGTGATGGAACGAAAAGAATGGCTGAAATGAATGTGGGAGAATCATTAAATATGCTTATACCACTGGGAAACAGTTTCAACTTTCCTGAAAGAAAAGATGCTAAAGTGCTTTTAGTTGGTGGAGGCTGTGGCGTGGCTCCTTTGTTATATCTGGGTGCTCACTTGAAAAATGCAGGTTTTGAAGTTAATTTTCTACTAGGCGCCCGCTCTAAGACCGATTTATTGCAGCTTTGTGAATATGAGCGATTCGGGAATGTGTATACCACAACAGAAGATGGAACTCATGGAGAACGAGGTTTTGTGACCCAGCATTCTGCTTTAAACAACTCTAATTTCGATTATATTTATACTTGTGGACCTACACCTATGATGAAGGCTGTGGCTGCCTATGCGCTTAAAATAGGGGCTAATTGCGAGGTGTCACTTGAAAATACCATGGCTTGTGGTATTGGTGCCTGTCTTTGTTGTGTGACCGATACAACAGATGGACATCTGTGTGTGTGTACTGAAGGACCTGTTTTTAATATTACAAAGCTGAAATGGCAAATTTAA
- a CDS encoding helix-turn-helix domain-containing protein encodes MDEKERIEKIMQQEEMNSAVFAAEIGIQGSTLSHILNGRNNPSLDVLKKILNRFRTISSDWLILGVGSMYRSEKQSQAPTLFDSIDENVYKSGDLDLKTDEKKASQSLFIQQKNSPVAETVSEIPQEPTIPVNYPSVESVSKSVKKIIVYYTDNTFQEFDSK; translated from the coding sequence ATGGATGAAAAAGAAAGAATTGAAAAGATTATGCAGCAGGAAGAAATGAACTCTGCTGTATTTGCCGCCGAAATAGGTATTCAAGGCTCTACTCTATCCCATATTTTAAATGGAAGAAATAATCCAAGTTTAGATGTACTAAAAAAAATTCTGAATCGCTTCCGTACGATTAGCTCAGATTGGCTTATTTTGGGTGTTGGATCAATGTATCGCTCAGAAAAGCAATCTCAGGCGCCCACATTATTCGATTCTATTGATGAAAATGTCTATAAATCAGGTGATTTAGACTTAAAAACGGATGAAAAAAAAGCATCACAATCTTTATTCATCCAGCAAAAAAACTCTCCTGTTGCAGAAACTGTGTCCGAAATTCCGCAGGAGCCAACAATTCCTGTTAATTATCCTTCTGTGGAATCTGTCTCCAAGTCTGTCAAAAAAATTATTGTGTATTATACTGATAATACATTTCAGGAATTTGACTCAAAGTGA
- a CDS encoding zinc ribbon domain-containing protein, whose translation MATELKTEKEITVEEKLKALFELQKAVSQIDEIKILRGELPLEVQDLEDEIIGLNTRLENFETEIAEIVATIASKKIEIEESRMKIAKYKEQQDNVRNNREYDNLSKEIEFQSLEIELCEKRIREFTAAQETKSSEQKITAEHLAERKLDLEQKKGELNEIVSETKQEEERLREHAKEIEFLIEPRLLTAFKRIRKNARNGLAVVYVQRDACGGCFNKIPAQRQLDIRLRKKIIVCEYCGRILVDQELAGIVVPVSED comes from the coding sequence ATGGCTACAGAATTAAAAACAGAAAAAGAAATTACCGTTGAAGAAAAGCTTAAAGCACTTTTTGAGCTTCAGAAAGCGGTTTCCCAAATAGACGAAATTAAAATTTTGCGCGGCGAACTCCCATTGGAGGTGCAGGATTTAGAAGACGAAATTATTGGTTTAAATACCCGTTTGGAAAATTTTGAAACAGAAATAGCTGAAATTGTTGCTACTATTGCCAGTAAAAAAATTGAGATTGAAGAATCTCGAATGAAAATTGCTAAATACAAAGAGCAACAAGACAATGTACGAAATAACCGTGAATACGATAATTTATCCAAAGAGATTGAATTTCAATCGTTGGAAATTGAACTTTGTGAGAAACGTATACGTGAATTTACAGCAGCACAAGAAACAAAGTCGTCTGAACAAAAAATCACGGCTGAGCATTTAGCAGAACGTAAGCTTGACCTGGAACAAAAGAAAGGTGAGCTAAACGAAATTGTTTCTGAAACAAAGCAAGAAGAAGAAAGACTTCGTGAGCATGCAAAAGAAATTGAATTTTTAATTGAGCCACGTCTGTTAACTGCATTTAAACGTATTCGTAAAAATGCAAGAAATGGGTTAGCAGTAGTATATGTTCAGCGTGATGCTTGTGGGGGATGTTTTAATAAGATTCCAGCTCAACGTCAGCTAGACATACGTCTACGCAAAAAAATTATTGTTTGCGAATATTGTGGTCGTATTTTGGTAGATCAGGAACTGGCAGGTATTGTTGTTCCTGTTTCGGAAGATTAA
- a CDS encoding Nif3-like dinuclear metal center hexameric protein, which yields MIVKSVCELIEEVAPLSLQESYDNAGLLVGDPQMEVTAVLVCIDITEEVIEEAIQKKCNLIISHHPLIFTGLKRITGQNLVQRCVIKAIKHDICIYAAHTNLDNVLSGVSGKMAEKLGLTNLQILQPKQNLLLKLVTYVPNSHVSEVKQALFQAGAGVIGNYDSCSFSVEGSGTFRANEKANPFVGSINNLHTESEIRLEVILPEYQKYKVLESLLKVHPYEEPAYDFIALQNAWNQVGAGIVGELADPEDESFFLNRLKQVFNVQSIRHTNLFEKKIKRVALCGGAGSSFLPDAIQAKADVYISGDFKYHEFFDYQKQILIADIGHFESEQFTKDIFFEIITKKMPTFAVQISDSKTNPINYL from the coding sequence ATGATTGTAAAGTCTGTTTGTGAACTTATTGAAGAGGTTGCTCCACTATCATTGCAGGAAAGTTATGATAATGCAGGATTGCTTGTTGGTGACCCACAAATGGAAGTTACAGCAGTATTGGTTTGTATTGATATAACTGAAGAAGTAATTGAAGAAGCCATCCAAAAGAAATGCAATCTGATAATTTCTCATCATCCGCTTATTTTTACAGGTTTGAAGAGAATAACAGGTCAAAATCTGGTACAACGTTGCGTAATAAAAGCTATCAAACATGATATCTGCATATATGCTGCTCATACCAATCTTGATAATGTTTTATCTGGTGTAAGTGGAAAAATGGCTGAAAAACTGGGACTTACGAACCTTCAAATTCTGCAACCGAAACAAAATTTATTGCTCAAATTAGTTACCTATGTTCCTAACAGTCATGTTTCAGAAGTAAAACAAGCCTTGTTTCAAGCGGGAGCCGGAGTGATAGGTAATTATGACTCTTGTAGTTTCAGTGTTGAAGGTAGCGGAACTTTTCGAGCCAATGAAAAAGCTAATCCATTTGTAGGTAGTATCAATAATTTGCATACAGAGTCGGAGATTCGTTTAGAAGTTATTCTGCCTGAATATCAAAAGTATAAAGTACTTGAGAGTTTGCTAAAAGTGCATCCGTATGAAGAGCCTGCGTATGATTTTATTGCTTTGCAAAATGCCTGGAATCAGGTAGGAGCAGGGATAGTAGGAGAGTTGGCTGATCCGGAGGATGAAAGCTTCTTCTTAAACCGATTGAAGCAGGTATTCAATGTGCAGTCCATTCGCCACACCAATCTTTTCGAAAAAAAGATTAAGAGAGTTGCTTTATGCGGAGGTGCCGGGAGCTCATTTTTACCCGACGCTATTCAAGCCAAAGCCGATGTATACATTTCCGGTGATTTTAAATATCATGAATTTTTCGACTATCAAAAGCAAATTTTGATAGCCGATATCGGACATTTCGAAAGCGAACAGTTCACAAAAGACATTTTTTTTGAGATAATTACAAAAAAAATGCCTACATTTGCAGTCCAAATTTCAGACAGTAAAACCAACCCCATAAATTATTTGTAA
- a CDS encoding DUF5606 domain-containing protein, whose amino-acid sequence MLKEILSVTGKPGLFKLVSQGKNMLIVESLIDGKRFPAYSKDKVVSLGDIAIFTETAEVPLGQVLESLKAKENGAVCSIDPKSDNDKLRKYMLEVLPDYDRDRVYPSDIRKLLSWYNILINAQVTEFVAEEKEEEVAAK is encoded by the coding sequence ATGTTGAAAGAAATTTTATCCGTAACCGGTAAACCCGGACTTTTCAAACTTGTATCACAAGGTAAAAATATGTTGATTGTTGAGTCATTAATTGATGGTAAACGTTTTCCGGCTTACTCAAAAGACAAAGTTGTATCATTGGGAGATATTGCTATTTTTACAGAAACTGCTGAAGTTCCCTTAGGACAGGTGCTCGAAAGTTTAAAAGCAAAAGAAAACGGTGCGGTTTGTTCTATCGATCCAAAATCTGATAACGATAAGCTTCGTAAATATATGCTCGAAGTCCTTCCTGACTATGATCGGGATCGTGTATATCCTAGTGATATTCGTAAATTGTTATCATGGTATAATATTCTTATTAATGCTCAAGTTACAGAATTTGTTGCAGAAGAAAAAGAAGAAGAGGTTGCGGCGAAATAA
- the hisA gene encoding 1-(5-phosphoribosyl)-5-[(5-phosphoribosylamino)methylideneamino]imidazole-4-carboxamide isomerase: MIEIIPAIDLIDGKCVRLSQGDYAQKIVYNENPLEVAKMFADAGIRRLHLVDLDGAKAHHIVNHKVLEKITSGTNLIVDFGGGLKSDDDLRIAFECGASMITGGSIAVKNPEVFGSWISRFGGDKIILGADVKNEKIAVGGWLETTEIDLMPFVANYMSKGVNKVICTDISKDGMLQGPAIDLYKKMLSEKPEMYLIASGGVSSLHDIELLQEAEVPAVITGKAIYEGRIKLNELTRFLIKNQ, from the coding sequence GTGATTGAAATAATTCCTGCCATTGATTTGATTGATGGAAAATGTGTTCGCCTTTCGCAAGGCGATTATGCACAAAAAATCGTATACAACGAAAACCCGTTGGAAGTTGCAAAAATGTTTGCTGATGCAGGTATTCGTCGTTTGCATTTAGTTGATTTAGATGGTGCTAAGGCTCATCATATAGTAAATCATAAAGTGCTTGAAAAGATTACTTCAGGTACTAACTTGATTGTAGATTTTGGAGGTGGACTAAAGTCGGATGACGATTTGAGAATAGCTTTTGAGTGTGGAGCAAGTATGATTACAGGTGGAAGCATAGCGGTAAAGAACCCGGAAGTTTTTGGCTCTTGGATTAGCCGATTTGGTGGTGATAAAATCATTTTGGGAGCAGATGTAAAAAACGAGAAAATTGCTGTAGGAGGGTGGCTCGAAACCACTGAAATTGATTTGATGCCTTTTGTCGCGAACTACATGTCAAAGGGAGTTAATAAGGTGATTTGTACAGATATAAGTAAAGATGGCATGCTTCAAGGACCGGCTATAGATCTTTACAAAAAGATGCTATCCGAAAAACCCGAGATGTATTTAATAGCCAGTGGAGGAGTAAGTTCGCTGCATGATATCGAACTACTTCAGGAAGCTGAAGTTCCGGCAGTAATAACCGGTAAAGCTATATACGAAGGAAGAATTAAACTAAATGAACTTACTCGCTTTCTAATTAAAAATCAATAA
- a CDS encoding site-2 protease family protein codes for MALDLADILKIAPAAVIGLTVHEFSHAYAAYKLGDNTAKEEGRLTLNPLKHIDWLGFFLIIIAGFGWAKPVSFNPNNLKNKHRDEIIISIAGPISNFLLAILFFVIARVLYSTSYFQTSNLEIINLIMTWGIINFSLFVFNLIPIPPLDGSHIYLTFLKEINPKLMTNMYKWGTLGLILIIVAENKLGINILHISDMVSGLSKFFIDLMSF; via the coding sequence ATGGCATTAGATTTAGCTGATATTTTAAAAATTGCACCTGCAGCAGTCATCGGACTCACAGTGCATGAATTCTCTCATGCCTATGCCGCTTATAAACTGGGTGATAACACTGCCAAAGAAGAAGGCCGACTGACATTAAATCCCTTGAAACATATCGATTGGCTAGGATTCTTTCTGATTATCATTGCCGGCTTTGGCTGGGCTAAACCGGTTAGCTTTAATCCGAATAATTTGAAAAACAAGCATCGTGATGAAATTATTATATCCATTGCCGGACCAATATCTAACTTTTTACTGGCCATTTTATTTTTTGTTATTGCTCGGGTTTTATATTCGACGAGCTACTTTCAAACATCGAATTTAGAAATTATTAACCTGATCATGACCTGGGGAATAATCAACTTTAGTTTATTTGTTTTTAATCTGATTCCAATTCCTCCGTTGGATGGATCTCATATATACCTGACATTTTTAAAAGAGATTAATCCTAAACTCATGACAAATATGTATAAATGGGGAACCTTAGGTTTAATACTTATAATCGTTGCTGAAAATAAACTGGGAATCAATATCTTGCATATTTCTGATATGGTAAGTGGTCTGAGTAAGTTTTTTATAGACCTGATGAGTTTTTGA
- a CDS encoding iron chaperone has translation METDKIQAKNIDEYIANFPTDIQKMLDLIRQTIINNAPEASEIISYGMPAFKFHGMLVYFAAYKNHIGFYPGASGIEAFKEDIKAFKNAKGTVQFPIDKPLPLDLISKIVQFRVTENTEKAVAKKNKR, from the coding sequence ATGGAAACAGACAAGATTCAGGCAAAAAACATAGATGAATATATTGCTAACTTTCCAACTGATATCCAGAAAATGCTTGACTTGATAAGACAAACTATCATAAATAATGCTCCAGAAGCAAGCGAAATTATCAGTTATGGTATGCCAGCATTCAAATTTCACGGTATGTTAGTTTATTTTGCTGCATATAAAAATCATATTGGTTTTTACCCCGGAGCTTCTGGCATAGAAGCCTTTAAAGAAGATATCAAAGCATTTAAAAATGCAAAAGGAACTGTTCAGTTTCCAATAGACAAACCACTCCCATTAGATTTAATTTCCAAGATAGTACAGTTTAGAGTAACCGAGAATACTGAAAAAGCTGTTGCAAAAAAGAATAAAAGATGA